One Candidatus Binatia bacterium DNA window includes the following coding sequences:
- the rpsU gene encoding 30S ribosomal protein S21 — protein sequence MAGVRVKDNEPIESAIRRFKKLCEKAGILAELRKREHYEKPSVRRKRKALAAKKRFLRRVARSAY from the coding sequence ATGGCCGGGGTCCGAGTAAAGGACAACGAACCTATCGAAAGTGCAATTCGGCGTTTCAAGAAGCTGTGTGAGAAAGCTGGTATTTTGGCGGAGTTGCGGAAGCGCGAGCACTACGAAAAGCCCAGCGTCAGGCGGAAACGGAAGGCGCTGGCGGCGAAGAAGAGATTTTTGCGTCGGGTGGCACGCAGTGCATACTAG
- a CDS encoding CvpA family protein — protein sequence MNGVDLALAFLLMLCALRGYWRGFFRESFGLLALVGGIAAAIKFASLGAGMAQHHLRLPPPVDAGVAFVAIFVAVHTGVNFIGVLLDRLTAALFLRGINRLAGAALGAGKGAAVLGLILLFLHLFPVVPELDGQIMSSAIGRPLVNAAGNAVRYGLQSTAQPDTSRKT from the coding sequence ATGAACGGTGTTGACCTGGCCCTCGCTTTTCTGTTGATGCTCTGCGCCCTTCGCGGATATTGGCGTGGCTTTTTCCGGGAGAGTTTCGGATTGTTGGCGCTGGTCGGGGGAATTGCGGCGGCTATCAAATTCGCCTCGCTCGGCGCAGGCATGGCGCAGCACCACCTTCGGCTCCCGCCGCCGGTCGATGCCGGAGTAGCATTCGTTGCGATCTTTGTTGCCGTCCATACCGGCGTGAATTTCATCGGGGTGCTCCTGGATCGTCTGACCGCTGCCTTGTTCTTGCGGGGCATCAATCGGCTCGCCGGTGCAGCTCTCGGTGCCGGGAAGGGCGCGGCAGTCCTCGGCCTGATCCTGCTCTTCTTGCACTTGTTCCCTGTCGTTCCGGAACTTGACGGGCAGATCATGAGTTCTGCGATCGGCCGTCCGTTGGTGAACGCAGCCGGTAATGCGGTGCGCTACGGACTGCAGTCCACGGCGCAGCCGGATACATCGAGGAAGACGTAG
- the prmA gene encoding 50S ribosomal protein L11 methyltransferase — translation MWYELRVEVSQEYSDAVANFLTESGAPGLQLEEREGKVYLMAYYAAAPPLESLRRFCADLGSPLDAATVRVQQIAEEDWAQNWKLHFHPQAIGNRLYICPPWDALAPPNRVAVVIEPGMAFGTGQHASTRGCLSLLDWATEQRSIRRALDVGTGSGVLAIALAKLRVPEVWAVDIDPLAVVIAAGNAARNGVEEQIHFASEIDAVPGAFDLLTANLFANLLEELADRFARLLAPTGLLICSGLFTSDEHRVHRAYEALGFEISKRYEEAGWLTLALEQRAQR, via the coding sequence ATGTGGTACGAACTCAGGGTGGAGGTCTCGCAGGAATACAGCGACGCGGTCGCGAACTTTCTGACCGAAAGCGGCGCTCCGGGACTTCAGCTCGAAGAGCGTGAGGGTAAAGTGTACCTCATGGCCTACTATGCGGCCGCGCCCCCGCTTGAATCCCTACGCCGCTTCTGCGCCGACCTCGGCTCTCCGCTCGACGCCGCAACCGTTCGCGTCCAGCAAATCGCCGAAGAAGACTGGGCGCAGAATTGGAAGCTGCATTTTCACCCCCAAGCCATCGGGAATCGCCTGTATATTTGTCCACCCTGGGACGCTCTAGCGCCACCCAATCGTGTCGCTGTCGTGATCGAGCCTGGAATGGCGTTCGGCACCGGCCAGCACGCCAGCACCCGCGGTTGCTTGAGTTTGCTCGATTGGGCAACAGAACAGCGATCGATCCGACGGGCGCTGGACGTCGGGACCGGCTCGGGTGTCCTCGCCATTGCGCTGGCCAAACTGCGAGTGCCGGAGGTGTGGGCCGTGGACATCGATCCACTGGCAGTGGTGATTGCCGCAGGAAACGCAGCCCGTAACGGCGTAGAAGAGCAGATTCACTTCGCGTCGGAAATAGATGCGGTGCCGGGAGCCTTCGACCTGCTCACGGCAAACTTGTTCGCAAACCTTCTGGAGGAATTGGCGGACCGCTTCGCCAGGCTCCTCGCTCCAACAGGCCTTTTGATCTGCTCTGGGCTGTTCACCAGCGACGAGCATCGCGTCCATCGCGCTTATGAGGCGTTGGGTTTCGAGATCAGCAAACGTTACGAGGAGGCCGGCTGGCTGACGTTGGCATTGGAGCAGAGAGCGCAACGGTGA
- a CDS encoding glycerophosphodiester phosphodiesterase family protein: MGRSWLRIAHRGASGSAPEHTRCAFERALALGVDMIELDVQLSRDQELVVLHDRELERTTTGTGLVRDHDFPDLMTLDAGSWFAPEFAGERVMSLREVVLLVADRARLNVEIKAPPQDWHVLAKELTTLLRRQGQLHRTVISSFEPGALQALRTQASDARLGLLWQGPDFTEAWRWLRELHAASIHPHWLLVREDFLCTARQHGVQVLVWTVNEVETMRELVRREVDGIISDFPERFRLVAGPALEVGTA; encoded by the coding sequence ATGGGACGAAGCTGGCTACGCATCGCGCATCGCGGCGCGTCGGGCAGTGCGCCGGAGCATACGCGCTGCGCCTTTGAGCGTGCGCTCGCTCTGGGCGTCGATATGATTGAACTCGATGTCCAGCTGAGCCGAGACCAGGAGTTGGTCGTCCTGCACGACCGTGAGTTGGAACGGACCACCACCGGGACCGGCCTGGTGCGCGACCATGATTTCCCCGACCTCATGACCTTGGATGCGGGGAGCTGGTTTGCGCCTGAGTTCGCTGGCGAGCGCGTGATGAGCCTGCGTGAAGTCGTGCTGCTCGTGGCTGATCGAGCCCGTCTGAATGTCGAGATCAAGGCACCGCCGCAGGACTGGCACGTTCTGGCGAAGGAGCTTACGACATTGCTGCGGCGCCAGGGACAGCTCCACAGAACGGTCATTTCCAGCTTCGAGCCCGGGGCGCTACAGGCGCTCCGCACCCAGGCGTCCGACGCCAGGCTGGGGCTGCTCTGGCAAGGCCCTGATTTCACCGAGGCGTGGCGCTGGTTGCGCGAGTTGCATGCGGCCTCAATCCACCCGCATTGGCTGCTGGTGAGAGAGGATTTCTTGTGCACAGCGCGTCAGCATGGTGTTCAAGTGCTCGTGTGGACCGTCAATGAGGTGGAAACCATGCGAGAATTGGTGCGGCGCGAGGTCGATGGCATTATCAGCGACTTCCCTGAGCGTTTTCGGCTCGTTGCTGGCCCGGCGCTGGAGGTCGGAACGGCTTGA
- a CDS encoding 16S rRNA (uracil(1498)-N(3))-methyltransferase — protein MTPPRFLVSPETLTGTQALLAGPELRHLRVRRLRIGSDLILSDGRGHQRHGVVVALDRHHAVISLSPNQLPERESPLHLVLAQASLKADKMDLVVEKATELGASELLVFTSERSLGHPSVDRQERWQRIARSAAKQCQRSTVPPIGAPICFDDLLSRREVLRLLFWEGHPARSVASAERHPGAHEVLMVIGPEGGFSTAEAERAAAAGFQLLSLGPRVLRAETAALAAVTLCQFLWGDLSRSER, from the coding sequence GTGACGCCACCACGATTCTTGGTCAGTCCCGAGACGCTGACGGGCACGCAGGCGCTTCTCGCCGGCCCGGAGCTGCGGCATCTACGCGTACGGCGACTACGGATCGGGAGTGATCTCATTCTGAGCGACGGACGCGGCCACCAACGGCACGGGGTTGTGGTGGCTCTTGATCGACACCATGCGGTCATCAGTCTAAGTCCCAACCAACTGCCGGAACGGGAGTCGCCGTTACACCTCGTTCTCGCCCAAGCATCGCTCAAAGCCGACAAGATGGATCTCGTCGTCGAAAAGGCCACTGAGTTGGGAGCGAGCGAATTGCTGGTCTTCACCAGCGAACGCAGCCTCGGCCATCCTTCCGTCGATCGGCAAGAACGCTGGCAGCGCATTGCGCGCAGTGCCGCCAAGCAGTGCCAGCGCAGCACGGTACCACCCATTGGCGCACCCATCTGCTTTGATGATCTCCTGTCTCGCCGCGAAGTGCTCCGCCTGCTTTTTTGGGAGGGACATCCTGCGCGGAGTGTGGCCAGCGCGGAACGGCACCCGGGAGCGCACGAGGTGCTCATGGTGATCGGCCCGGAAGGGGGGTTCAGCACGGCAGAAGCGGAACGGGCAGCCGCCGCCGGTTTCCAACTCCTGAGCTTAGGCCCGCGTGTCCTCCGAGCCGAGACCGCCGCGCTCGCCGCCGTCACCCTCTGCCAATTCCTCTGGGGCGATTTGAGCCGGAGCGAGCGATGA
- the gshB gene encoding glutathione synthase codes for MAHRLLFVMDPIERVLPDNDTTFVFMLESQARGHAVYYCNVADLFVTNSVPQARFRRATVARATPHYQLLEERTEPLTWFDAVFMRKDPPVDLLYIFATYILSLARASGAFVLNDPRGLREANEKLYALNFPTVIPPSIVTCEMARLKAFMDELGGEMIIKPLDACGGAGIFHLRRNDRNLNALLEISTDNGRRPIMGQRYLPEIRQGDKRLLLLNGDPIGATLRVPREDEHRGNIHVGGTCIPADITARDRLIAHTLSPRLREDGLYFVGLDIIGDYLTEVNVTSPTGIQEINALNKTALESTVIDFVETAIRRQPG; via the coding sequence ATGGCCCATCGCCTCTTGTTTGTAATGGATCCGATCGAGCGCGTGCTGCCTGACAACGACACCACGTTCGTCTTCATGCTGGAGAGTCAGGCGCGCGGGCACGCGGTATACTACTGCAACGTCGCGGATCTGTTCGTAACCAACAGCGTACCGCAGGCCCGCTTCCGCCGGGCAACCGTCGCTCGCGCAACCCCTCACTATCAGCTGCTCGAGGAGCGCACGGAGCCACTCACCTGGTTCGACGCCGTTTTCATGCGCAAGGATCCTCCCGTCGATCTCCTCTATATCTTTGCCACCTATATTCTCAGCCTAGCGCGGGCCTCCGGAGCCTTCGTCCTGAATGATCCGCGCGGTCTGCGCGAGGCCAACGAAAAACTCTACGCCCTCAACTTTCCTACGGTCATCCCACCGAGCATCGTCACCTGCGAGATGGCGCGGCTCAAGGCATTCATGGATGAACTCGGTGGCGAGATGATCATCAAGCCCCTCGACGCATGCGGCGGCGCCGGCATCTTCCACCTGCGCCGTAACGACCGGAATCTGAACGCTCTGCTTGAGATATCGACGGATAACGGGCGCCGCCCCATCATGGGCCAGCGCTACCTGCCAGAGATTCGACAGGGCGACAAACGCCTGCTGCTCCTGAACGGCGATCCGATCGGGGCCACACTGCGGGTACCGCGCGAGGACGAGCATCGAGGTAACATCCACGTCGGCGGCACCTGTATCCCGGCCGACATCACCGCCCGGGACCGGCTCATTGCCCACACCCTGTCGCCCCGTCTGCGGGAGGATGGCCTTTACTTCGTCGGGTTGGACATCATCGGCGACTATCTCACCGAGGTAAACGTCACTAGCCCGACGGGCATACAGGAGATCAATGCCCTCAACAAGACGGCGCTAGAGAGTACTGTCATCGACTTTGTGGAAACTGCCATCCGCCGCCAGCCGGGCTAA